In the Paramormyrops kingsleyae isolate MSU_618 chromosome 6, PKINGS_0.4, whole genome shotgun sequence genome, one interval contains:
- the LOC111840339 gene encoding lysine-specific demethylase phf2-like isoform X2 has protein sequence MATVPVYCICRLPYDVTRFMIECDACKDWFHGSCVGVDEDEAPDIDVYHCPNCETQHGKSTLKKKKTWNKQDTGQSGDVRPVQNGSQVFIKELRSRTFPSSDDVVVKLSGSQLTLDYLEENGFTEPILVAKKDGLGMSMPAPTFYISDVENYAGPEFVVDVVDVTKQTNNQMKLKEFVDYYYSTNRKRVLNVINLEFSETRMASFVESPQIVRKLSWVENYWPNDALLGKPQVTKYCLMCVKDSYTDFHIECGGASVWYHVLKGEKIFFLIKPTSANLSLYERWRSSSSYSEMFFADQVDKCYKCILKQGQTLFIPSGWINAILAPVDCLAFSGHFVHNLSVEMQMRAYEVEKRLKVASLTPFPNFETACWYVGRHLLERFKGLHRSNKEPASYLILGAKILNAAFRSWTRKLALLEHEDELPENMKPAQLIKDLAKEIRLSENAMKGTKEEPVANTSMEEAPAPPAEPEEPLSPAHVPSPPREKLPRKRGTKMAKPPKPPKIPKVKDEGKKRGKKMKEGVSLAKMPSSPCQESDDKEKAVKNGSESTGRDSLSKKDNVQSVSEMREQNKNKTEAKWKYKNSKPDSLLRMEEHKKSLLSGNKDKYGFSFSNKKTLSSKSLKTQTSTSEFESLHNFKEGKAKPVRDEYEYVSDEGELKIDIFPMRRKKSPTKKPLSLLTDVKEPIQQSKKPKIQKKIGKPDDSSDDESLHIDIKGKPEVKGRISKGKKESSTAAGILDLLQASKQVGGVDYNADSTQEAIQGMLSMANLSSSDSCPQTTWNNNHSKGNLHDTLLGKKLASSSGGNSKRPAKRLLKKTLRRSSSLESLEMFDDEQDHMDACFKDSDYVYPSLESEDDNPIFKPRSKKRKSSDDIPYSPTARVGPSGPRLDRPVREGARVASIETGLAAAAAKLSHQEEQKKKKKKASKKKAPPLVEPEKVSQESCFSEPLLDSHSSSLTDHEYTTGTGKVQGGPQPMAPGVFLTQRLPSTSSQNRTSAKGERAVIPEAKGKKLKKGMATAKQRLGKILKIHRNGKLLL, from the exons ATGGCGACCGTGCCCGTTTATTGCATCTGTAGGTTACCGTACGACGTGACCCGGTTTATGATTGAATGTGACGCCTGCAAGGACTGGTTCCACGGCAG CTGTGTTGGGGTGGATGAGGATGAGGCTCCCGACATTGATGTCTATCACTGTCCCAACTGTGAGACTCAGCATGGCAAGTCCACCT TGAAGAAGAAAAAGACCTGGAATAAACAGGACACTGGACAAAGCGGAGATGTCAGACCAGTTCAGAACGGCAGTCAGGTGTTCATAAAGGAGCTCCGAAGTAGAACCTTCCCAAG ttctgATGATGTGGTGGTGAAGCTGAGTGGAAGTCAGCTAACCTTGGACTATCTGGAGGAGAATGGGTTTACAGAACCGATTTTGGTTGCAAAGAAAGATGGACTCGGGATGTCGATGCCAGCACCAACGTTCTACATCAGTGATGTAGAAAACTATGCAG GTCCAGAGTTTGTTGTGGATGTTGTCGATGTCACCAAACAGACAAACAACCAGATGAAACTTAAGGAGTTTGTTGATTACTACTACAGCACAAACCGAAAGCGAGTATTAAACGTGATCAATTTGGAATTTTCGGAAACAAG AATGGCAAGCTTTGTGGAAAGTCCACAAATTGTGCGGAAGCTTTCTTGGGTTGAGAACTACTGGCCAAATGATGCACTTCTGGGCAAACCTCAAGTGACCAAGTACTGTCTGATGTGCGTGAAGGACAGTTACACTGACTTCCACATAGAGTGTGGTGGGGCATCTGTCTGGTACCATGTCCTCAAA GGCGAGAAGATCTTCTTCTTAATCAAGCCCACCTCTGCCAACTTGTCTTTATATGAACGCTGGAGGTCTTCATCCAGTTACAGTGAGATGTTCTTTGCGGACCAAGTAGACAAATGCTACAAATGCATTCTGAAGCAGGGCCAGACTCTCTTCATACCATCAG GGTGGATTAATGCAATACTGGCCCCTGTTGACTGTCTAGCTTTCTCAGGCCACTTTGTCCACAACCTCAGTGTAGAGATGCAAATGAG AGCATATGAAGTGGAGAAGCGACTGAAGGTGGCCAGCCTCACTCCATTCCCAAACTTTGAGACCGCCTGCTGGTATGTGGGGCGCCATCTGCTGGAGAGATTCAAAG GCTTGCACAGATCTAATAAGGAACCAGCTTCGTATCTGATTCTTGGTGCCAAAATCCTCAATGCGGCCTTCAGATCATGGACTAGAAAGCTg GCTCTTCTAGAACATGAGGATGAACTTCCAGAGAATATGAAGCCGGCACAGCTTATCAAAGACCTTGCCAAAGAGATCAGGTTATCAGAG AATGCAATGAAAGGCACCAAGGAAGAGCCTGTTGCCAACACATCTATGGAGGAGGCCCCTGCCCCACCAGCTGAACCAGAGGAGCCCTTATCTCCTGCCCATGTTCCCTCACCTCCCAGGGAGAAGCTGCCCAGGAAGAGGGGCACCAAAATGGCCAAGCCCCCAAAGCCGCCAAAGATTCCCAAAGTAAAGGATGAGGGGAAGAAAAGAGGGAAGAAGATGAAAGAGGGTGTGAGCTTGGCCAAAATGCCCAGCTCACCTTGCCAGGAGTCAGATGACAAAGAGAAG GCTGTAAAGAATGGATCAGAATCTACGGGGAGAGACAGTTTGAGTAAGAAAGATAATGTGCAAAGTGTGTCTGAAATGCGAGAGCAGAACAAGAACAAAACGGAAGCAAAATGGAAATACAAG aaCAGCAAGCCCGATTCTTTGCTGAGAATGGAGGAACACAAGAAGTCACTTTTGTCAGGAAATAAAGACAAATatggcttttcattttcaaataaaaaaacgTTAAG cTCTAAAAGCCTCAAAACCCAGACCAGCACATCTGAGTTTGAGTCCTTGCATAACTTCAAGGAAGGCAAGGCCAAGCCAGTACGAGACGAGTATGAGTATGTTTCAGATGAGGGAGAGCTGAAGATCGATATCTTCCCTATGAGGAGGAAAAAGAGCCCCACCAAAAAGCCCTTATCCC TTTTAACAGATGTTAAAGAACCTATTCAACAGTCTAAAAAGCCAAAGATTCAGAAGAAAATTGGCAAG CCAGATGACTCGTCAGATGATGAATCACTCCACATAGACATAAAAGGCAAACCCGAGGTCAAAGGTCGAATCTCAAAGGGCAAGAAGGAAAGTAGCACTGCAGCAGGGATTCTGGATCTTTTGCAGGCAAGCAAGCAAGTAGGAGGAGTGGATTACAATGCAGACAG CACGCAGGAGGCCATCCAGGGCATGCTCTCCATGGCCAACCTGTCGTCTTCAGACAGCTGCCCACAAACAACGTGGAACAACAATCACTCCAAAGGAAACTTGCACGACACGCTGTTGGGCAAGAAGCTGGCAAGTAGCAGTGGCGGCAATAGCAAGCGGCCGGCCAAGCGACTCCTGAAGAAGACGctgaggaggagcagcagcctGGAGAGCCTGGAGATGTTTGATGATGAGCAGGACCACATGGATGCCTGCTTCAAGGACTCTGACTATG TTTACCCCTCTTTGGAGTCCGAAGACGACAATCCTATTTTCAAGCCTAGatcaaagaaaaggaaaagTTCGGATGACATTCCTTACAGCCCCACAG CTAGagtgggcccttcgggccctcGACTGGACAGGCCGGTTCGAGAAGGGGCCCGGGTGGCTTCCATAGAAACAGGCCTTGCGGCAGCAGCAGCCAAGCTCTCCCACCAG GAGGaacagaagaaaaagaagaagaaggcCTCAAAAAAAAAGGCACCACCGTTGGTGGAACCCGAGAAGGTTTCCCAGGAGAGCTGCTTCTCTGAGCCTCTGCTGGACTCTCACAGCAGTAGCCTGACAGACCATGAGTACACGACCGGCACAGGCAAGGTGCAGGGGGGCCCTCAGCCCATGGCTCCGGGGGTGTTCCTCACACAGAGGCTTCCCTCTACATCGTCTCAGAACCGGACCTCTGCCAAGGGGGAACGTGCTGTCATACCAGAAGCTAAAG GCAAAAAGCTAAAGAAAGGAATGGCCACAGCCAAGCAGAGACTGGGGAAGATTTTAAAGATCCATCGAAATGGAAAACTCCTTCTGTAA
- the LOC111840339 gene encoding lysine-specific demethylase phf2-like isoform X3 produces the protein MSMPAPTFYISDVENYAGPEFVVDVVDVTKQTNNQMKLKEFVDYYYSTNRKRVLNVINLEFSETRMASFVESPQIVRKLSWVENYWPNDALLGKPQVTKYCLMCVKDSYTDFHIECGGASVWYHVLKGEKIFFLIKPTSANLSLYERWRSSSSYSEMFFADQVDKCYKCILKQGQTLFIPSGWINAILAPVDCLAFSGHFVHNLSVEMQMRAYEVEKRLKVASLTPFPNFETACWYVGRHLLERFKGLHRSNKEPASYLILGAKILNAAFRSWTRKLALLEHEDELPENMKPAQLIKDLAKEIRLSENAMKGTKEEPVANTSMEEAPAPPAEPEEPLSPAHVPSPPREKLPRKRGTKMAKPPKPPKIPKVKDEGKKRGKKMKEGVSLAKMPSSPCQESDDKEKAVKNGSESTGRDSLSKKDNVQSVSEMREQNKNKTEAKWKYKNSKPDSLLRMEEHKKSLLSGNKDKYGFSFSNKKTLSSKSLKTQTSTSEFESLHNFKEGKAKPVRDEYEYVSDEGELKIDIFPMRRKKSPTKKPLSLLTDVKEPIQQSKKPKIQKKIGKPDDSSDDESLHIDIKGKPEVKGRISKGKKESSTAAGILDLLQASKQVGGVDYNADSQPPASPSTQEAIQGMLSMANLSSSDSCPQTTWNNNHSKGNLHDTLLGKKLASSSGGNSKRPAKRLLKKTLRRSSSLESLEMFDDEQDHMDACFKDSDYVYPSLESEDDNPIFKPRSKKRKSSDDIPYSPTARVGPSGPRLDRPVREGARVASIETGLAAAAAKLSHQEEQKKKKKKASKKKAPPLVEPEKVSQESCFSEPLLDSHSSSLTDHEYTTGTGKVQGGPQPMAPGVFLTQRLPSTSSQNRTSAKGERAVIPEAKGKKLKKGMATAKQRLGKILKIHRNGKLLL, from the exons ATGTCGATGCCAGCACCAACGTTCTACATCAGTGATGTAGAAAACTATGCAG GTCCAGAGTTTGTTGTGGATGTTGTCGATGTCACCAAACAGACAAACAACCAGATGAAACTTAAGGAGTTTGTTGATTACTACTACAGCACAAACCGAAAGCGAGTATTAAACGTGATCAATTTGGAATTTTCGGAAACAAG AATGGCAAGCTTTGTGGAAAGTCCACAAATTGTGCGGAAGCTTTCTTGGGTTGAGAACTACTGGCCAAATGATGCACTTCTGGGCAAACCTCAAGTGACCAAGTACTGTCTGATGTGCGTGAAGGACAGTTACACTGACTTCCACATAGAGTGTGGTGGGGCATCTGTCTGGTACCATGTCCTCAAA GGCGAGAAGATCTTCTTCTTAATCAAGCCCACCTCTGCCAACTTGTCTTTATATGAACGCTGGAGGTCTTCATCCAGTTACAGTGAGATGTTCTTTGCGGACCAAGTAGACAAATGCTACAAATGCATTCTGAAGCAGGGCCAGACTCTCTTCATACCATCAG GGTGGATTAATGCAATACTGGCCCCTGTTGACTGTCTAGCTTTCTCAGGCCACTTTGTCCACAACCTCAGTGTAGAGATGCAAATGAG AGCATATGAAGTGGAGAAGCGACTGAAGGTGGCCAGCCTCACTCCATTCCCAAACTTTGAGACCGCCTGCTGGTATGTGGGGCGCCATCTGCTGGAGAGATTCAAAG GCTTGCACAGATCTAATAAGGAACCAGCTTCGTATCTGATTCTTGGTGCCAAAATCCTCAATGCGGCCTTCAGATCATGGACTAGAAAGCTg GCTCTTCTAGAACATGAGGATGAACTTCCAGAGAATATGAAGCCGGCACAGCTTATCAAAGACCTTGCCAAAGAGATCAGGTTATCAGAG AATGCAATGAAAGGCACCAAGGAAGAGCCTGTTGCCAACACATCTATGGAGGAGGCCCCTGCCCCACCAGCTGAACCAGAGGAGCCCTTATCTCCTGCCCATGTTCCCTCACCTCCCAGGGAGAAGCTGCCCAGGAAGAGGGGCACCAAAATGGCCAAGCCCCCAAAGCCGCCAAAGATTCCCAAAGTAAAGGATGAGGGGAAGAAAAGAGGGAAGAAGATGAAAGAGGGTGTGAGCTTGGCCAAAATGCCCAGCTCACCTTGCCAGGAGTCAGATGACAAAGAGAAG GCTGTAAAGAATGGATCAGAATCTACGGGGAGAGACAGTTTGAGTAAGAAAGATAATGTGCAAAGTGTGTCTGAAATGCGAGAGCAGAACAAGAACAAAACGGAAGCAAAATGGAAATACAAG aaCAGCAAGCCCGATTCTTTGCTGAGAATGGAGGAACACAAGAAGTCACTTTTGTCAGGAAATAAAGACAAATatggcttttcattttcaaataaaaaaacgTTAAG cTCTAAAAGCCTCAAAACCCAGACCAGCACATCTGAGTTTGAGTCCTTGCATAACTTCAAGGAAGGCAAGGCCAAGCCAGTACGAGACGAGTATGAGTATGTTTCAGATGAGGGAGAGCTGAAGATCGATATCTTCCCTATGAGGAGGAAAAAGAGCCCCACCAAAAAGCCCTTATCCC TTTTAACAGATGTTAAAGAACCTATTCAACAGTCTAAAAAGCCAAAGATTCAGAAGAAAATTGGCAAG CCAGATGACTCGTCAGATGATGAATCACTCCACATAGACATAAAAGGCAAACCCGAGGTCAAAGGTCGAATCTCAAAGGGCAAGAAGGAAAGTAGCACTGCAGCAGGGATTCTGGATCTTTTGCAGGCAAGCAAGCAAGTAGGAGGAGTGGATTACAATGCAGACAG TCAGCCACCTGCATCCCCCAGCACGCAGGAGGCCATCCAGGGCATGCTCTCCATGGCCAACCTGTCGTCTTCAGACAGCTGCCCACAAACAACGTGGAACAACAATCACTCCAAAGGAAACTTGCACGACACGCTGTTGGGCAAGAAGCTGGCAAGTAGCAGTGGCGGCAATAGCAAGCGGCCGGCCAAGCGACTCCTGAAGAAGACGctgaggaggagcagcagcctGGAGAGCCTGGAGATGTTTGATGATGAGCAGGACCACATGGATGCCTGCTTCAAGGACTCTGACTATG TTTACCCCTCTTTGGAGTCCGAAGACGACAATCCTATTTTCAAGCCTAGatcaaagaaaaggaaaagTTCGGATGACATTCCTTACAGCCCCACAG CTAGagtgggcccttcgggccctcGACTGGACAGGCCGGTTCGAGAAGGGGCCCGGGTGGCTTCCATAGAAACAGGCCTTGCGGCAGCAGCAGCCAAGCTCTCCCACCAG GAGGaacagaagaaaaagaagaagaaggcCTCAAAAAAAAAGGCACCACCGTTGGTGGAACCCGAGAAGGTTTCCCAGGAGAGCTGCTTCTCTGAGCCTCTGCTGGACTCTCACAGCAGTAGCCTGACAGACCATGAGTACACGACCGGCACAGGCAAGGTGCAGGGGGGCCCTCAGCCCATGGCTCCGGGGGTGTTCCTCACACAGAGGCTTCCCTCTACATCGTCTCAGAACCGGACCTCTGCCAAGGGGGAACGTGCTGTCATACCAGAAGCTAAAG GCAAAAAGCTAAAGAAAGGAATGGCCACAGCCAAGCAGAGACTGGGGAAGATTTTAAAGATCCATCGAAATGGAAAACTCCTTCTGTAA
- the LOC111840339 gene encoding lysine-specific demethylase phf2-like isoform X1, whose amino-acid sequence MATVPVYCICRLPYDVTRFMIECDACKDWFHGSCVGVDEDEAPDIDVYHCPNCETQHGKSTLKKKKTWNKQDTGQSGDVRPVQNGSQVFIKELRSRTFPSSDDVVVKLSGSQLTLDYLEENGFTEPILVAKKDGLGMSMPAPTFYISDVENYAGPEFVVDVVDVTKQTNNQMKLKEFVDYYYSTNRKRVLNVINLEFSETRMASFVESPQIVRKLSWVENYWPNDALLGKPQVTKYCLMCVKDSYTDFHIECGGASVWYHVLKGEKIFFLIKPTSANLSLYERWRSSSSYSEMFFADQVDKCYKCILKQGQTLFIPSGWINAILAPVDCLAFSGHFVHNLSVEMQMRAYEVEKRLKVASLTPFPNFETACWYVGRHLLERFKGLHRSNKEPASYLILGAKILNAAFRSWTRKLALLEHEDELPENMKPAQLIKDLAKEIRLSENAMKGTKEEPVANTSMEEAPAPPAEPEEPLSPAHVPSPPREKLPRKRGTKMAKPPKPPKIPKVKDEGKKRGKKMKEGVSLAKMPSSPCQESDDKEKAVKNGSESTGRDSLSKKDNVQSVSEMREQNKNKTEAKWKYKNSKPDSLLRMEEHKKSLLSGNKDKYGFSFSNKKTLSSKSLKTQTSTSEFESLHNFKEGKAKPVRDEYEYVSDEGELKIDIFPMRRKKSPTKKPLSLLTDVKEPIQQSKKPKIQKKIGKPDDSSDDESLHIDIKGKPEVKGRISKGKKESSTAAGILDLLQASKQVGGVDYNADSQPPASPSTQEAIQGMLSMANLSSSDSCPQTTWNNNHSKGNLHDTLLGKKLASSSGGNSKRPAKRLLKKTLRRSSSLESLEMFDDEQDHMDACFKDSDYVYPSLESEDDNPIFKPRSKKRKSSDDIPYSPTARVGPSGPRLDRPVREGARVASIETGLAAAAAKLSHQEEQKKKKKKASKKKAPPLVEPEKVSQESCFSEPLLDSHSSSLTDHEYTTGTGKVQGGPQPMAPGVFLTQRLPSTSSQNRTSAKGERAVIPEAKGKKLKKGMATAKQRLGKILKIHRNGKLLL is encoded by the exons ATGGCGACCGTGCCCGTTTATTGCATCTGTAGGTTACCGTACGACGTGACCCGGTTTATGATTGAATGTGACGCCTGCAAGGACTGGTTCCACGGCAG CTGTGTTGGGGTGGATGAGGATGAGGCTCCCGACATTGATGTCTATCACTGTCCCAACTGTGAGACTCAGCATGGCAAGTCCACCT TGAAGAAGAAAAAGACCTGGAATAAACAGGACACTGGACAAAGCGGAGATGTCAGACCAGTTCAGAACGGCAGTCAGGTGTTCATAAAGGAGCTCCGAAGTAGAACCTTCCCAAG ttctgATGATGTGGTGGTGAAGCTGAGTGGAAGTCAGCTAACCTTGGACTATCTGGAGGAGAATGGGTTTACAGAACCGATTTTGGTTGCAAAGAAAGATGGACTCGGGATGTCGATGCCAGCACCAACGTTCTACATCAGTGATGTAGAAAACTATGCAG GTCCAGAGTTTGTTGTGGATGTTGTCGATGTCACCAAACAGACAAACAACCAGATGAAACTTAAGGAGTTTGTTGATTACTACTACAGCACAAACCGAAAGCGAGTATTAAACGTGATCAATTTGGAATTTTCGGAAACAAG AATGGCAAGCTTTGTGGAAAGTCCACAAATTGTGCGGAAGCTTTCTTGGGTTGAGAACTACTGGCCAAATGATGCACTTCTGGGCAAACCTCAAGTGACCAAGTACTGTCTGATGTGCGTGAAGGACAGTTACACTGACTTCCACATAGAGTGTGGTGGGGCATCTGTCTGGTACCATGTCCTCAAA GGCGAGAAGATCTTCTTCTTAATCAAGCCCACCTCTGCCAACTTGTCTTTATATGAACGCTGGAGGTCTTCATCCAGTTACAGTGAGATGTTCTTTGCGGACCAAGTAGACAAATGCTACAAATGCATTCTGAAGCAGGGCCAGACTCTCTTCATACCATCAG GGTGGATTAATGCAATACTGGCCCCTGTTGACTGTCTAGCTTTCTCAGGCCACTTTGTCCACAACCTCAGTGTAGAGATGCAAATGAG AGCATATGAAGTGGAGAAGCGACTGAAGGTGGCCAGCCTCACTCCATTCCCAAACTTTGAGACCGCCTGCTGGTATGTGGGGCGCCATCTGCTGGAGAGATTCAAAG GCTTGCACAGATCTAATAAGGAACCAGCTTCGTATCTGATTCTTGGTGCCAAAATCCTCAATGCGGCCTTCAGATCATGGACTAGAAAGCTg GCTCTTCTAGAACATGAGGATGAACTTCCAGAGAATATGAAGCCGGCACAGCTTATCAAAGACCTTGCCAAAGAGATCAGGTTATCAGAG AATGCAATGAAAGGCACCAAGGAAGAGCCTGTTGCCAACACATCTATGGAGGAGGCCCCTGCCCCACCAGCTGAACCAGAGGAGCCCTTATCTCCTGCCCATGTTCCCTCACCTCCCAGGGAGAAGCTGCCCAGGAAGAGGGGCACCAAAATGGCCAAGCCCCCAAAGCCGCCAAAGATTCCCAAAGTAAAGGATGAGGGGAAGAAAAGAGGGAAGAAGATGAAAGAGGGTGTGAGCTTGGCCAAAATGCCCAGCTCACCTTGCCAGGAGTCAGATGACAAAGAGAAG GCTGTAAAGAATGGATCAGAATCTACGGGGAGAGACAGTTTGAGTAAGAAAGATAATGTGCAAAGTGTGTCTGAAATGCGAGAGCAGAACAAGAACAAAACGGAAGCAAAATGGAAATACAAG aaCAGCAAGCCCGATTCTTTGCTGAGAATGGAGGAACACAAGAAGTCACTTTTGTCAGGAAATAAAGACAAATatggcttttcattttcaaataaaaaaacgTTAAG cTCTAAAAGCCTCAAAACCCAGACCAGCACATCTGAGTTTGAGTCCTTGCATAACTTCAAGGAAGGCAAGGCCAAGCCAGTACGAGACGAGTATGAGTATGTTTCAGATGAGGGAGAGCTGAAGATCGATATCTTCCCTATGAGGAGGAAAAAGAGCCCCACCAAAAAGCCCTTATCCC TTTTAACAGATGTTAAAGAACCTATTCAACAGTCTAAAAAGCCAAAGATTCAGAAGAAAATTGGCAAG CCAGATGACTCGTCAGATGATGAATCACTCCACATAGACATAAAAGGCAAACCCGAGGTCAAAGGTCGAATCTCAAAGGGCAAGAAGGAAAGTAGCACTGCAGCAGGGATTCTGGATCTTTTGCAGGCAAGCAAGCAAGTAGGAGGAGTGGATTACAATGCAGACAG TCAGCCACCTGCATCCCCCAGCACGCAGGAGGCCATCCAGGGCATGCTCTCCATGGCCAACCTGTCGTCTTCAGACAGCTGCCCACAAACAACGTGGAACAACAATCACTCCAAAGGAAACTTGCACGACACGCTGTTGGGCAAGAAGCTGGCAAGTAGCAGTGGCGGCAATAGCAAGCGGCCGGCCAAGCGACTCCTGAAGAAGACGctgaggaggagcagcagcctGGAGAGCCTGGAGATGTTTGATGATGAGCAGGACCACATGGATGCCTGCTTCAAGGACTCTGACTATG TTTACCCCTCTTTGGAGTCCGAAGACGACAATCCTATTTTCAAGCCTAGatcaaagaaaaggaaaagTTCGGATGACATTCCTTACAGCCCCACAG CTAGagtgggcccttcgggccctcGACTGGACAGGCCGGTTCGAGAAGGGGCCCGGGTGGCTTCCATAGAAACAGGCCTTGCGGCAGCAGCAGCCAAGCTCTCCCACCAG GAGGaacagaagaaaaagaagaagaaggcCTCAAAAAAAAAGGCACCACCGTTGGTGGAACCCGAGAAGGTTTCCCAGGAGAGCTGCTTCTCTGAGCCTCTGCTGGACTCTCACAGCAGTAGCCTGACAGACCATGAGTACACGACCGGCACAGGCAAGGTGCAGGGGGGCCCTCAGCCCATGGCTCCGGGGGTGTTCCTCACACAGAGGCTTCCCTCTACATCGTCTCAGAACCGGACCTCTGCCAAGGGGGAACGTGCTGTCATACCAGAAGCTAAAG GCAAAAAGCTAAAGAAAGGAATGGCCACAGCCAAGCAGAGACTGGGGAAGATTTTAAAGATCCATCGAAATGGAAAACTCCTTCTGTAA